The segment GCAAACATAATTGTCACCTCGTTGAATTGTTCAGCGATCGCACCTGGATTTTGTTTGAGCTGCTTGGCGATTGCCTCTGGCAAAATATTGAGCAATAACTGTTCTGACTTTTGCGCTGAGTCTGCCAGTTGCTCTATGGCTTGTTCGAGTCGATCGGATTGTACTAAGATCGATTTCTCAAAAACATCTAGCAACTGCGTCAAAGTCACTACCTGGGATTTAAGCTGCGCTAGCTCCCGCTCAGTGTTTCTTGTGAATATTTGCCTAGAGGCTGGAGCAGATTCATCTTTTTGAGCGAAGACAGCTCCTCGATCGAAAGGCAGCAGTGCTGTCTTTACGTTCAGCGCCAGAGTGCTGAACATTTGAGCTGTGCTGTGAGGAATCTGGACTTTCAAGAACATGATGATTGCAAACAGATTGCCCGAAGGCAATAGACCACCGAACCCCAACACAGACTTGATTCCGAATGGAATTACAAAGGAGTCCTGGGCGGGAATATAGGGGTTGCCAATCGCTTCAGGCACATAGAAAACGTTGTATTTCCTCTGCTCGATTTCTACTAAAAGATTCGGGTCGGGGTTGATAACTGTTTTTATATCTAAGCCAAGCTGTCTGATGAGTTGTGAGATCATCGGCATCTGAGCCACTACAGATTCGCTTGCCAGTGGAATAGCTTTGTGTCCAACGGATGTGTGTCTTGAGTTCCATTCCGTTTGTTCTCCTACCGTTGCCAGTGCAGTCATGCACTTCATGACAGGCAAAGGGGGATAGTCGCCCAACATACTACGGGCATAGTCGGCAAGTTCGGCTTCTAAGTCTTCATAAGGGTGAGTTTTGAACAAACGGACGAGGGCGCAGGATTTCTCACCAGTTGGCTTAGTACAGAAATTTTCGTAAAAATACCTAACAATTCTGTTACTCGCCTCTTCCATACTTTCAGCCCCCAAGCCGAAGTGGCGTAGAGCCAACCCGCATTCCACCATGTCCCTTAAAGTGAATCTCGTCAAGTCGTACATCTGACTTCCTCGTCGATTTGGAAATTGGGGTGCTGTTGAATACCGCTCTTGTGTCAAACTGGGCGATCGCAACAGTAGGGACAAGAAACATTCTCTTGATAATGAGGTGAAGTTTTATCGGCTTCGGAGATAGGATGCCCGCAACTTTGGCACATTTCATGAGTTCCTATCTCCAAACCTTCACGTAAAGCGACACGTTGATCGAAGACAAAACATTCCCCTTGCCACAGACTTTCTTCTGGGGGAACTTCCTCTAAATACTTGAGAATGCCGCCTTTGAGGTGATACACCTCTTGGAAGCCTTCAGCCATCATGAATGATGTCGCTTTTTCGCAGCGAATGCCGCCAGTGCAGAATAAAGCAACTTTTTTATGTTTGCTCGGATCGAGGTCGTTGCGAACATAGTCGGGAAATTGGCGGAATGAGGCAGTTTTGGGATTTTGCGCTCCTTGAAAAGTACCAATCGACACCTCATAATCGTTGCGGGTGTCAATAATCGTTACTTCTGGATCTGAAATCAGTTCGTTCCACTCCTGCGGACTGACATAAGTGCCAACGCGATCGCTTGGATCGATTTCCGGTAATCCCAACGTGACAATTTCTTTCTTCAACCGCACCTTCATCCGGTCGAACGGCGGTGAATCGGCATAAGACTCTTTATGCTCCAAGTCAACCAGGCGGGGATCTGAACGTAAAAACGATAGCACCGAATAAATTGCCTGACGCGAGCCTGCAATCGTCCCGTTAATGCCTTCTGCTGCAAGCAATATCGTCCCTCTAATACCCTGTGCTTCGCAGTGCGACAACAAGGATTCTCGCTTTTCGGCAAAGTCCGGCAATTTGACAAATTTATAGAAAGTTACAACAACTTGGGTCATTTCCCCGCTCAACTCGAAGGAGTAGAAATTTTTTACTCAGGTTTACAACCTAACAGAGGCAAGCTTCAGGATGACATGCGTCTAAATATTTCTTCCTTTACCCCTTGTCTAATGGAATCATATGAGCTACTATAATAAAAGTGCATGAAGTTCCGGCTTCAAGCCTGGGGGTTTAGCTCAGTTGGTAGAGCGCCTGCTTTGCAAGCAGGATGTCAGCGGTTCGAGTCCGCTAACCTCCATTAGAAATGATACTACTACTTGTCCTGCGAACGCTTAGGTTTGGCAAAGAGCGATCGCTATGGCTATGGATGGCGATCGCATATCCTTCCAAACTTTCCACAACTTAGTGCTAAAGCTCTGACTTTCAGACCAGTGGATCGCTATCAGCAGATAGAGGATACCTAGTCTTTGCTGTTTATAGAATAGGTTTGAGTTCAAAACATAGAAGTCAGCATAAACCTATGGCAGTAGAAAGCAGAGAAAGTTCATCCACCGACCAAGTGAGTGAAGCGATCGCGAAAGCAACTCAAGTAGCTAAGTTGGCTTCTGAGGCACTACAGTCTGCTACTGACAAAGTTACAAGCGCGACCACTCTTTTAGGAGAGTCTGTTACACCTACGGCGATGCGGTTAGTCGAGGAGGGAACGGAAAACGTAGGCAAATTCGTTACCCCAATCGCTGAAAACCCTTTCATAAAATATGCTGCCAAACTTCCAGGCCTTAACTTGCTCTTAGCTGGGCTGGGTCAAGTTGATGTGGATAAAGCTCAGAATGAAGTAGAAAAGCTGCGTCAAGAATACCCCTTAGAAACACCCGAACAGCTTGCCCACCGCATTATTGTCGATACTTCGCTCAAAGCAGGTGGAATTGGATTGCTAACCAACTTTGTACCTCCGTTGGCGCTAACTCTGTTTGCAGTTGATATAGCAGCAATCACCGCACTTCAAGCTGAGATGATTTATCGCATTGCTGCTGCATATGGATTTTCGCTAAAAGATCCAACTCGACGAGGCGAAGTCCTGGCAATTTTTGGTTTGTCTGTGGGAGGTTCTGGAGTCCTGAAGGTTGGGTTGGGCTTTGTGGAACTTCTACCTATAATAGGCGCTGTGGTTGGAGCATCAAATAACGCTGCTTTGCTTTACTCGCTAGGATTTGTTGCCTGCCGATTCTATGAACTAAAAATAAACTCTGTTGCTCGCACAACTGTGAGTGATGTTGGGAATGCTACTAACTAATAGAAGCATTGATACTGAGCAACACAATACTTCTCTAACAAGGAAAACCTCACCCCAACCCCTCTCCTTGCAGGAGAGGGGTTGGGGTGAGGTTCCGCTTATTCCGACAGAAGAAACAGCCGCAGCGGATGCAGACGAATGTACCAGGGAAAAGGACGATCTTTGAGAGTAGCCCATTTTTCTTTAAAGACTTCTGCTTGCAGATGGTAGTCTTGGGGGCTGGTAGGCGAAGAATTTAACTTAATATATAGTGTCATCCGGTGCGGGGTTTCGCTTGTTTGAACCAACCAGCAGGGGAAAGTATTTTTTTGATGGGGGTCGTCGGTAAAGGTTAGTTGATGGGCGCGAATTCCTATATGTGAAAGTGGAGCTGGGATTGGTTCAACTATCTGGAGAGTGCAACTCCAATCTATCGCGTCTACCATTTGAGATTCCCTGACAACAGCGCGGGAGAAGTTCTTGCACCCCGTCAATTGGGCTACACCTACAGTATTTGGATGCTCGAAGATGTCATGTTTAGAACCGTAAGCGATCGCTCTTCCTTGTTCAATTACCAATAAATCCCCGCAAACTCGGTAAGCTTCTTCTAAATTGTGGGTTACAAATAGGGTGACGCCGGGGTAAGTTGAAAGCGTCGAAATTAGTTGCTTTTCTAGCTGACTTCGCAAGTGCGTATCCAGTGCTGAAAATGGTTCATCCAGCAGCAGCGCTTCTGGTTGACTTGCTAAGGCTCTCGCTAAGGCTACCCGTTGCTGCTGACCGCCTGAGAGTTGGTGCGGGTATCGGTCTGCTAATCCCTGCAACTGCAAAGCGGCGAGTTGAGTTTCTACCTGCTGTTTGATTATTAAAGCTGACGTGCCCTTTGGCAAACCAAAGGCAATGTTTTGAGCGACAGTTAAGTGAGGGAATAGGGCGTAATTTTGAAATAAAAAACCAATGCGGCGATCGCGACTGGGAATATTTGTCCCTGTTTGCGAATCGAACAACACCCGCCCGTTTAAAACAATGCGACCGGAGGTAGGCGTTTCTATCCCTGCAATGCTGCGAAGAATCATGCTTTTGCCAGCACCAGAAGCCCCCAACAATCCCAAGGGGTTTTCGTTGGCGCTGAAGGATAATTGCAGCAAAAAGCCAGGGAGTTGCTTTTGGATGTCTACAACAAGCCCGAAATTAGTAATTGGTAATTGGTAATTTGCGATTGGCGATCGTTCCCCAGTATTGTAGAGACGCCGATTTATCGCGTCTCCCTTTCCCCAAAAATTGGCAGCAATGATGGCGGATAGAGAAATGCTCATAATTACCAGCACCCACACCCAGGCTTCATTCATGGCTCCCGCTTCAACGGCAAAATATATAGCCATTGGGATAGTTTGAGTTTGTCCGGGGATGTTGCCAGCCAGCATTAACGTAGCTCCGAATTCACCCAAAGCACGGGCGAAAGCTAGAGTAGTTCCGGCGAGAATCCCTGGCATTGCCAAGGGTAAAGTGATTCGCCAAAAGATTGTCCATTCCGAAGCGCCAAGAGTCCTGGCTACCCGCAGGAGATTAGCATCAATTTGTTCAAATGCTCCCAGTGCTGTTTTGTACATCAAGGGGAAGGCAACTACTGTGGCTGCAATAACTGCGGCGTACCAAGTGAAGACGATACTGAAGTTAAGCGACAGTAGCACTTGTCCAAGGGGGCCATTTTTGCCAAACAGCAGCAGTAATAAAAAGCCGACGACTGTTGGTGGCAAAATTAGGGGCGAGATAAAGATTCCCTCAACTACCGATTTCCATTTACCGACGCTAGTCAGCATCCAGTAAGCAGCGGCAATTCCCAGGAAGAAGGTAATTATGGTAGCGATTAAGGCGGTTTTGAGGGATATCCATAAAGGAGAAATGTCAAGCATAAGACATTTAATTTTATTGGCCGCTGTTGACAGCCAAGGGTCAAGACGCGATAAATCGGTGTCTCTACAAACTTTTTACCTCGCTATACCAAACCCGTATTTTTTAAATAAAGTTTTAGCGCGATCGCTCAACAAAAACTGGATGTATTCTCTAGCAGCAGCCATATTTTTGCTGCTCTTGA is part of the Microcoleus sp. FACHB-831 genome and harbors:
- a CDS encoding rhodanese-related sulfurtransferase, with amino-acid sequence MTQVVVTFYKFVKLPDFAEKRESLLSHCEAQGIRGTILLAAEGINGTIAGSRQAIYSVLSFLRSDPRLVDLEHKESYADSPPFDRMKVRLKKEIVTLGLPEIDPSDRVGTYVSPQEWNELISDPEVTIIDTRNDYEVSIGTFQGAQNPKTASFRQFPDYVRNDLDPSKHKKVALFCTGGIRCEKATSFMMAEGFQEVYHLKGGILKYLEEVPPEESLWQGECFVFDQRVALREGLEIGTHEMCQSCGHPISEADKTSPHYQENVSCPYCCDRPV
- the modB gene encoding molybdate ABC transporter permease subunit; protein product: MLDISPLWISLKTALIATIITFFLGIAAAYWMLTSVGKWKSVVEGIFISPLILPPTVVGFLLLLLFGKNGPLGQVLLSLNFSIVFTWYAAVIAATVVAFPLMYKTALGAFEQIDANLLRVARTLGASEWTIFWRITLPLAMPGILAGTTLAFARALGEFGATLMLAGNIPGQTQTIPMAIYFAVEAGAMNEAWVWVLVIMSISLSAIIAANFWGKGDAINRRLYNTGERSPIANYQLPITNFGLVVDIQKQLPGFLLQLSFSANENPLGLLGASGAGKSMILRSIAGIETPTSGRIVLNGRVLFDSQTGTNIPSRDRRIGFLFQNYALFPHLTVAQNIAFGLPKGTSALIIKQQVETQLAALQLQGLADRYPHQLSGGQQQRVALARALASQPEALLLDEPFSALDTHLRSQLEKQLISTLSTYPGVTLFVTHNLEEAYRVCGDLLVIEQGRAIAYGSKHDIFEHPNTVGVAQLTGCKNFSRAVVRESQMVDAIDWSCTLQIVEPIPAPLSHIGIRAHQLTFTDDPHQKNTFPCWLVQTSETPHRMTLYIKLNSSPTSPQDYHLQAEVFKEKWATLKDRPFPWYIRLHPLRLFLLSE
- a CDS encoding adenylate/guanylate cyclase domain-containing protein — its product is MSLLLRSPSLTQERYSTAPQFPNRRGSQMYDLTRFTLRDMVECGLALRHFGLGAESMEEASNRIVRYFYENFCTKPTGEKSCALVRLFKTHPYEDLEAELADYARSMLGDYPPLPVMKCMTALATVGEQTEWNSRHTSVGHKAIPLASESVVAQMPMISQLIRQLGLDIKTVINPDPNLLVEIEQRKYNVFYVPEAIGNPYIPAQDSFVIPFGIKSVLGFGGLLPSGNLFAIIMFLKVQIPHSTAQMFSTLALNVKTALLPFDRGAVFAQKDESAPASRQIFTRNTERELAQLKSQVVTLTQLLDVFEKSILVQSDRLEQAIEQLADSAQKSEQLLLNILPEAIAKQLKQNPGAIAEQFNEVTIMFADLVGFTPLSARLKPIELVNLLNQIFCTFDALAQQLGLEKIKTIGDAYMVAAGLPIPRADHAEAIADMALAMQAAIERLRTEGGVNVQIRIGINTGIVVAGVIGTKKFIYDLWGDAVNIASRMESSGQAGSIQVTEATYERLKDKYVFQKRGAIKVKGKGEMVTYWLVGSFASTRIGA
- a CDS encoding EcsC family protein, encoding MAVESRESSSTDQVSEAIAKATQVAKLASEALQSATDKVTSATTLLGESVTPTAMRLVEEGTENVGKFVTPIAENPFIKYAAKLPGLNLLLAGLGQVDVDKAQNEVEKLRQEYPLETPEQLAHRIIVDTSLKAGGIGLLTNFVPPLALTLFAVDIAAITALQAEMIYRIAAAYGFSLKDPTRRGEVLAIFGLSVGGSGVLKVGLGFVELLPIIGAVVGASNNAALLYSLGFVACRFYELKINSVARTTVSDVGNATN